Proteins encoded in a region of the Verrucomicrobiota bacterium genome:
- a CDS encoding class I fructose-bisphosphate aldolase — MKEISNLLGDKADSLLNHTCQTIPKDMLHIPRPGVVDNLFGPSDRNNRVLNNLHRLYNTGRLAGTGYMSILPVDQGIEHSAGASFAKNPIYFDSENIVKLAIEGGCNAVASTFGVLGSVARRYAHQIPFIVKINHNELLTYPNKFDQIMFGTIEEAYEMGAAAVGATIYFGSEESGRQIVEVSQAFAYAHELGMATVLWCYLRNNEFKKDKDYHVSADLTGQANHIGVTIQADIIKQKLPENNGGYTALNMGDSSYGKIDKLVYEKLSSDHPIDLCRYQVANCYLGRIGLINSGGPSGKNDFGEAVTTAVINKRAGGSGLISGRKAFQRPMAEGVKLLNTIQDVYLCKEITVA; from the coding sequence ATCAAAGAAATCTCCAATCTCCTCGGCGATAAAGCGGATTCACTGCTCAATCATACTTGTCAAACAATTCCCAAAGACATGCTTCACATCCCCCGACCGGGTGTTGTCGACAATCTTTTCGGCCCTAGCGACCGGAATAACCGTGTGTTAAACAACTTGCACCGTCTGTATAATACCGGCCGGCTGGCTGGTACAGGGTACATGTCTATTTTACCTGTGGATCAGGGTATTGAACATTCTGCCGGGGCTAGCTTTGCGAAGAACCCGATCTATTTTGATTCGGAGAATATTGTCAAACTCGCTATTGAGGGCGGGTGTAACGCTGTCGCCTCGACATTCGGGGTTTTAGGCAGTGTTGCCCGGAGATATGCCCACCAGATTCCATTCATCGTCAAAATCAACCATAATGAATTGCTCACTTATCCAAATAAGTTCGATCAAATCATGTTCGGCACCATCGAGGAAGCCTATGAAATGGGTGCAGCCGCTGTGGGAGCTACCATTTACTTTGGATCAGAAGAAAGCGGACGTCAGATTGTGGAGGTGTCACAAGCATTTGCTTATGCGCATGAACTAGGAATGGCCACCGTCCTCTGGTGCTATTTGCGCAACAACGAATTCAAGAAAGATAAAGATTACCATGTCTCCGCCGACTTGACCGGACAAGCAAACCATATCGGAGTCACTATCCAGGCGGATATTATCAAACAAAAACTTCCTGAAAATAACGGCGGTTACACTGCATTAAATATGGGTGATTCCAGTTATGGAAAGATTGACAAACTGGTTTATGAAAAACTCAGTAGCGACCATCCGATCGACCTCTGCCGTTACCAAGTGGCAAATTGTTATTTAGGCAGAATCGGCCTGATCAATAGCGGCGGCCCCTCTGGTAAAAACGACTTTGGCGAGGCAGTCACCACAGCCGTGATTAATAAACGCGCTGGAGGCTCAGGCCTGATCTCGGGACGCAAAGCTTTCCAACGTCCCATGGCTGAAGGGGTAAAACTCTTGAATACCATCCAAGACGTTTATCTCTGTAAAGAAATCACGGTCGCCTAA
- the rpiB gene encoding ribose 5-phosphate isomerase B gives MIKVVFVCTGNICRSPMAEGLFEKLVQSAGHDDFQVISCGLGAMPNQPPSQYSVIACREEGINISNIRSQNMTEEIAVLADYIFCMTSSHAQAVKMLFPFASEKTFLVKEFVMDIEDFERDIVDPIGMPLEIYMDCCQEIKKALSSILEFIEESQKQKPMEQELQRKLRIAIGSDHAGFELKESIKETLKNNNINIEDFGTHSKDSVDYPDFAHQVAESVSNENFDCGILVCKTGIGMSISANKIPGVRAALVHDDMTARLSREHNNSNVICLSADETSPDRAKEIVDIWLNTNFEGGRHERRVSKIEETSLRLSHVDPEIAKFIEQERERQQENIELIASENFTSPAVMEAQGSVLTNKYAEGYPKKRWYGGCEFVDEVEQLAINRAKKLFGAEHANVQPHSGSGANMAVYFAFLQPGDKILTMDLAHGGHLTHGFKTNFSGRFYEVVHYGVRRDNELLDYDSLEQFAHEHKPKLITVGASAYPRIIDFEKVSRVAQEVGALLMVDMAHIAGLVAAGVHPSPVPFADFVTTTTHKTLRGPRSGLILCKEKYAKEIDAQVFPGIQGGPLEHVIAAKAVCFHEALQPSFNTYQEQVVKNSKTLAARMQKNGFRIVSGGTDNHLCLVDVSVKGLTGKDSSTILDQAGITVNKNAIPFDTKSPFVASGIRLGTPACTTRGFKEKEFDQVGDLISEALATGNAEDPKLKEIRGKVRELTSRFPLPY, from the coding sequence ATGATAAAAGTCGTCTTTGTATGTACAGGTAATATCTGCCGCAGCCCAATGGCTGAAGGGCTTTTTGAAAAGCTTGTCCAGTCCGCTGGGCATGATGATTTTCAGGTTATTTCATGTGGTTTGGGAGCGATGCCAAACCAGCCGCCGAGTCAATATTCGGTGATTGCCTGTCGTGAAGAAGGGATTAATATCTCCAATATCCGCAGTCAGAATATGACTGAGGAGATCGCTGTGCTTGCCGATTATATCTTCTGCATGACCTCGTCACACGCCCAAGCGGTTAAAATGCTCTTCCCGTTTGCATCTGAGAAGACTTTTTTGGTCAAAGAGTTTGTCATGGATATCGAAGACTTTGAGAGGGATATCGTCGATCCGATCGGAATGCCGCTGGAAATTTACATGGATTGTTGCCAGGAAATTAAAAAAGCCTTATCTTCTATTTTAGAATTTATCGAGGAGTCACAAAAACAAAAGCCTATGGAACAGGAACTACAACGCAAATTGCGCATCGCTATCGGATCGGATCATGCCGGTTTTGAGCTCAAGGAATCCATCAAGGAAACCCTGAAAAATAATAATATTAATATTGAGGACTTTGGCACCCATTCCAAGGATTCAGTGGATTATCCGGATTTTGCCCATCAAGTCGCCGAATCGGTTTCTAATGAGAATTTTGATTGCGGTATATTAGTCTGTAAAACTGGCATCGGGATGTCCATTTCGGCGAATAAAATCCCCGGGGTGCGGGCCGCTTTGGTCCACGATGACATGACAGCCCGTTTAAGCCGTGAACATAATAACTCGAATGTTATTTGCCTCTCTGCTGATGAGACTTCGCCGGATAGGGCTAAGGAAATCGTGGATATCTGGTTGAATACAAATTTCGAAGGAGGTCGCCATGAGCGTCGTGTTTCCAAGATTGAGGAGACTTCATTACGTTTGAGCCATGTGGATCCTGAAATTGCGAAATTTATTGAGCAGGAGAGGGAACGCCAACAGGAGAATATCGAGCTGATTGCCAGTGAGAATTTCACCAGTCCGGCGGTGATGGAGGCCCAAGGATCCGTACTGACCAATAAATATGCGGAAGGTTACCCTAAAAAACGTTGGTATGGCGGTTGTGAATTTGTCGATGAGGTGGAGCAACTTGCTATTAACCGCGCCAAAAAACTTTTCGGGGCGGAACATGCCAACGTACAGCCCCATTCCGGAAGTGGCGCAAATATGGCTGTCTATTTTGCCTTTTTGCAGCCTGGGGACAAGATTTTGACAATGGATCTGGCCCATGGCGGTCACTTGACCCACGGGTTTAAAACTAATTTTTCAGGACGCTTTTATGAGGTCGTCCATTATGGTGTCCGTAGGGATAATGAGTTACTTGATTATGATTCACTGGAGCAATTTGCTCATGAGCATAAACCAAAACTGATCACAGTAGGGGCTTCTGCTTATCCTAGGATCATTGACTTTGAAAAGGTCTCCCGAGTAGCCCAAGAAGTGGGAGCCCTTCTGATGGTGGATATGGCGCATATTGCCGGTTTGGTGGCAGCCGGGGTACATCCTTCTCCGGTTCCCTTTGCGGATTTTGTCACGACCACCACACATAAAACCCTCCGTGGCCCGCGCAGTGGCCTGATCCTTTGCAAGGAAAAGTATGCAAAGGAAATCGATGCCCAGGTATTCCCCGGAATCCAAGGGGGGCCATTGGAACATGTCATCGCCGCAAAAGCGGTTTGTTTCCATGAGGCATTACAACCCTCATTTAATACTTACCAAGAGCAAGTGGTGAAAAACTCAAAGACTCTGGCCGCCCGGATGCAGAAGAATGGATTCCGGATTGTCAGCGGGGGGACAGATAACCATCTTTGCCTCGTGGATGTCTCTGTCAAGGGGTTGACGGGTAAAGATTCCTCAACGATCCTCGACCAAGCTGGAATCACGGTGAATAAAAATGCGATTCCTTTTGATACAAAGAGCCCGTTTGTCGCCAGCGGAATCCGTCTGGGGACACCGGCCTGTACCACACGTGGGTTTAAGGAAAAAGAATTTGACCAGGTAGGTGACTTGATTTCCGAGGCATTGGCTACGGGGAATGCCGAAGATCCAAAGTTAAAAGAAATCCGCGGAAAAGTACGCGAATTAACCTCCCGGTTTCCATTACCTTACTAA
- a CDS encoding prepilin-type N-terminal cleavage/methylation domain-containing protein, with protein sequence MKHPLKLQAFTLIELLVVIAIIAILAGISFPVIMRTKMKGMIVKSSSNLKNIGVACRLYTSDNDGFFPVSAIPATTAARSDYNLLIPNYASKGVFQAPTDTTALNIAKTNSSATLVSNENSYTYFSGLDVIALSGAVSSSTDSSIPLASERLNQKPLVNTNAQALTTTIFNGTGVNILKSDGSVAFTPATNAPTASVKLYRDITVAVGITNLNTNAGWRNNE encoded by the coding sequence ATGAAACATCCGCTTAAACTTCAAGCATTTACATTAATTGAACTCCTTGTCGTGATCGCCATTATCGCTATATTGGCAGGCATTAGTTTTCCCGTTATCATGAGGACAAAAATGAAGGGAATGATTGTTAAAAGTTCCTCGAACCTAAAGAATATCGGGGTAGCTTGTCGCTTATACACGAGTGATAATGATGGATTCTTCCCGGTCAGTGCCATCCCCGCCACTACCGCCGCCCGATCTGATTATAACCTCTTGATTCCTAACTATGCGAGTAAAGGAGTATTTCAAGCTCCTACAGATACGACTGCATTAAATATCGCAAAAACTAATTCATCAGCCACCCTTGTATCAAATGAAAATAGTTATACTTATTTTTCAGGCTTGGATGTCATTGCTCTGTCCGGTGCTGTCAGCAGTTCAACAGACTCAAGTATTCCTCTTGCTTCAGAAAGGTTGAATCAAAAACCCTTGGTGAATACCAATGCCCAAGCCCTGACAACCACGATTTTTAATGGAACGGGGGTGAACATATTAAAATCAGATGGTTCAGTCGCCTTCACTCCCGCCACAAATGCCCCTACGGCATCAGTCAAACTCTATCGGGATATCACCGTGGCTGTCGGCATCACAAATTTGAATACCAACGCTGGCTGGAGGAATAATGAATAA
- a CDS encoding aldo/keto reductase, translated as MKYRRFGRTNLQIPVLSCGGMRYQHSWNDTPLGDIPADNQSNLEQTIHRALELGINHIETARGYGSSEVQLAQVLPRVERNKIIVQTKVAPFENPKEFLATFETSMERLNLDYVDLFSLHGINTAEILDWSLKKGGCMDIARQLQKDGRVRHIGFSTHATCDVITKAIESDEFDYVNLHWYFVNHLNWPAVECAARHDMGVFIISPNDKGGKLYAPPEKLVRLCEPLSPMIFNDLYCLSKSGVHTLSIGAAKPSDFDEHIKALEYYDDISTTIASIESKLRKEMDSVLGHDWCAKWDQGIPEYFDIPSQINIKEILRLWTYTKSLNLIDWGKMRYNLLGGAGGHWFPGEMAKEIDNEKIIQACQASPFSEKIPTILREAHELLFDKPVKRLSQSD; from the coding sequence ATGAAATATAGACGTTTCGGACGGACTAACCTTCAAATACCTGTTTTATCATGTGGCGGAATGCGTTACCAGCACAGCTGGAATGACACTCCCCTGGGGGATATCCCCGCAGATAACCAGTCCAATCTAGAGCAAACAATCCATCGTGCGTTGGAACTAGGGATTAACCACATTGAAACCGCACGCGGGTACGGTTCATCAGAGGTGCAGCTCGCACAAGTCCTCCCGCGCGTTGAAAGGAATAAGATTATTGTCCAGACAAAGGTAGCACCGTTTGAAAATCCGAAGGAATTCCTTGCGACTTTCGAGACATCCATGGAGCGGTTAAATCTGGATTATGTTGATTTATTTTCCCTTCACGGGATTAATACCGCTGAGATACTAGACTGGTCCCTAAAAAAAGGTGGATGCATGGACATCGCCCGCCAGCTCCAAAAGGATGGACGTGTCCGTCATATCGGATTTTCCACCCACGCTACCTGCGATGTCATTACAAAAGCGATTGAATCCGATGAATTCGACTATGTGAACCTCCACTGGTATTTTGTGAATCACCTGAATTGGCCGGCAGTGGAATGCGCCGCCCGTCACGACATGGGAGTCTTTATTATCAGTCCGAATGACAAGGGGGGGAAGCTCTACGCGCCACCGGAGAAATTAGTCCGTTTGTGTGAACCCCTTTCCCCGATGATTTTTAATGACCTTTATTGTCTTTCCAAATCCGGAGTCCATACATTGAGTATAGGTGCGGCCAAACCTTCCGATTTTGATGAGCACATCAAGGCCTTGGAATATTATGATGATATCTCTACGACCATCGCATCCATTGAAAGCAAATTGCGCAAAGAGATGGATTCCGTCCTCGGTCATGACTGGTGTGCAAAATGGGATCAAGGAATCCCCGAATATTTCGATATTCCTAGCCAGATCAATATCAAAGAGATCCTGCGGTTATGGACCTACACAAAATCTTTGAATCTAATCGACTGGGGCAAGATGCGCTACAATTTGCTCGGGGGCGCCGGAGGACACTGGTTCCCCGGTGAAATGGCCAAGGAAATCGATAACGAAAAAATTATTCAGGCCTGCCAAGCAAGCCCGTTTTCGGAAAAAATCCCGACTATTCTGAGGGAAGCCCATGAGTTACTTTTTGACAAACCAGTTAAACGCCTCAGTCAAAGTGATTAA
- the rho gene encoding transcription termination factor Rho has translation MTSDPLHPTPQNPAENGTPRQGEHVDKPQGKVARPYFKKGRRFVRRKFRGEDLVGTDLNISDLQSMAAPDLFNLARDYGVEDFNPNDTQALVFQILKKNAEKYGHMVAEGIVEITQEGYGFLRYPKYHYLPCPEDVYISPSQIKRFGLRTGDQITGHIRPPKDNERFFALLKIEAVDGNNPDGNRLRMPFEQLTAEFPKERLILEHDPHEISSRVIDLLCPIGRGQRSLIVAPPRTGKTVLMQKISTAVTANYPELVQIILLIDERPEEVTDMERNLQAEIIASTFDENPARHIQVAELAMERAKRMVENKKHVLIMLDSITRLSRAYNNMMPSNGRVLSGGVDAKALMRPRKFFSSARNVEEGGSLTIIATALVDTGSKADELIFEEFKGTGNMELYLSRDLSDMRIYPAVDVARSGTRREEILLHPDELRCVNLMRKAMGTLPAVEAYTNMLGKLSATQSNAEFLMKMQFV, from the coding sequence ATGACTTCTGACCCACTACATCCCACACCACAAAATCCCGCTGAAAATGGAACCCCCCGCCAGGGTGAACATGTCGACAAACCCCAAGGGAAGGTGGCCCGGCCCTATTTTAAAAAGGGAAGGCGTTTTGTCCGGCGGAAATTCCGAGGTGAAGATCTGGTCGGCACCGACCTGAATATCTCTGATCTTCAATCCATGGCAGCACCCGATCTATTTAATCTGGCGCGGGACTATGGGGTGGAGGATTTTAATCCGAATGATACCCAAGCACTGGTTTTTCAAATTTTAAAGAAAAATGCCGAGAAATACGGGCATATGGTCGCCGAGGGAATCGTGGAAATCACCCAAGAGGGTTATGGTTTTCTTCGTTACCCAAAGTACCATTATCTCCCCTGTCCTGAGGATGTTTACATTTCCCCCTCGCAGATCAAGCGGTTTGGTTTAAGAACAGGAGACCAGATCACCGGTCACATCCGTCCGCCTAAAGATAATGAGCGATTTTTCGCGCTATTAAAAATCGAGGCTGTCGATGGAAATAATCCTGACGGGAACCGCCTTCGGATGCCTTTTGAGCAATTGACTGCTGAATTCCCCAAGGAACGTCTGATTTTGGAGCATGACCCTCATGAGATATCTTCACGGGTAATCGACCTCCTCTGTCCCATTGGCCGGGGTCAAAGATCATTAATCGTCGCACCCCCCAGGACAGGAAAGACCGTCCTGATGCAGAAAATTTCCACAGCGGTCACCGCAAATTATCCAGAGCTGGTTCAGATTATCCTCTTGATCGATGAACGCCCTGAAGAGGTGACCGACATGGAGAGGAATCTACAAGCTGAAATCATCGCATCGACTTTTGACGAGAATCCCGCCCGTCACATCCAAGTGGCAGAACTGGCTATGGAACGCGCCAAACGAATGGTGGAGAATAAAAAGCATGTATTAATAATGTTAGATAGTATCACACGCCTTTCAAGGGCGTATAATAATATGATGCCAAGTAATGGCCGTGTGCTCTCAGGCGGGGTGGATGCAAAGGCATTGATGCGGCCCCGGAAGTTTTTCTCGAGTGCAAGGAATGTGGAAGAGGGGGGGAGTCTCACTATCATTGCGACTGCGCTCGTCGATACCGGGAGCAAGGCGGATGAATTGATTTTTGAGGAATTCAAGGGCACGGGAAATATGGAGCTCTACCTTTCCAGGGACCTTTCGGATATGAGGATTTACCCTGCTGTGGATGTTGCGCGGTCTGGAACCCGCAGGGAGGAGATATTACTGCACCCTGATGAGTTACGATGTGTGAATCTGATGAGGAAAGCTATGGGAACTTTGCCCGCCGTGGAGGCTTACACCAATATGCTCGGGAAACTCAGTGCCACACAGTCCAATGCTGAGTTTTTAATGAAGATGCAATTTGTCTAA
- the coaE gene encoding dephospho-CoA kinase (Dephospho-CoA kinase (CoaE) performs the final step in coenzyme A biosynthesis.) has protein sequence MFVGITGGIACGKSSVAGFIRGKGYSVILTDQIGHGLLLKTSVCASKIIERFGVEIIDNNGNISREKLSRQVFGDSEKRGVLNGILHPEIRRIWKTQAAEFVGKNPGQTVFVEIPLLFETHAEGEFDMIVSVVCSPEIQVGRLVNERKLSRNEALLRIDAQIPMAIKAEKSDFIIWNNFTTGHRDRQTCILLEKLNLSDR, from the coding sequence ATGTTTGTTGGCATAACAGGCGGGATAGCATGTGGAAAATCCAGTGTAGCTGGTTTTATCAGGGGGAAAGGGTACTCCGTTATTTTAACTGACCAGATTGGACACGGGTTACTCCTCAAAACGTCTGTTTGCGCATCCAAAATCATTGAGAGATTCGGTGTCGAGATTATTGATAACAACGGAAATATCTCACGCGAAAAACTGTCCCGGCAAGTATTTGGGGACAGCGAAAAGAGGGGGGTTTTAAATGGGATCCTACATCCTGAAATTCGACGGATTTGGAAAACACAAGCTGCAGAATTTGTAGGGAAAAACCCGGGCCAAACTGTATTTGTGGAAATCCCCCTCCTGTTTGAAACCCATGCCGAAGGTGAATTTGACATGATTGTCAGTGTGGTTTGTTCACCAGAAATCCAAGTCGGTCGATTGGTCAATGAACGCAAGTTATCCCGTAATGAGGCTCTTTTACGTATTGACGCGCAAATTCCAATGGCTATAAAAGCTGAAAAATCAGATTTTATTATTTGGAATAATTTCACGACCGGCCATAGGGATCGTCAGACATGTATTTTGTTAGAAAAATTGAACTTGTCGGATCGATAA
- a CDS encoding type II secretion system protein gives MSYREHNKGFTLIEIICVLAIVTVLATISFSLFKNVRDMADRGTALTQLRTIYTGILAYAADNDGFIPAIAKFDENGDLIVDDPQSTLPDGRLDLPYCLVAYVPNKIFLSPKNKKYPSFGYYDYNLGTSYLYRGGGQRLDGKTLEGGDFPLSALYLMSEVKNWHKGKAHHLLGNGQIVLE, from the coding sequence ATGTCCTATCGTGAACATAATAAAGGGTTTACGCTAATAGAGATAATATGTGTATTAGCGATTGTTACGGTACTTGCTACAATCTCATTTAGCCTCTTCAAAAATGTACGGGATATGGCGGATAGAGGGACAGCCTTGACCCAATTACGAACGATTTATACCGGTATTCTGGCTTACGCCGCCGATAACGATGGATTTATACCGGCAATTGCAAAATTCGATGAAAATGGTGATTTGATAGTCGATGATCCACAATCAACACTTCCAGATGGACGCTTGGATTTACCTTATTGCCTCGTTGCTTACGTGCCGAATAAAATATTTTTATCACCAAAAAATAAAAAATATCCATCCTTCGGTTATTATGATTACAATTTGGGAACGAGTTATCTATACAGGGGAGGCGGTCAGAGGTTGGACGGTAAAACATTAGAGGGTGGTGATTTTCCACTGAGTGCATTATATCTTATGTCAGAGGTAAAAAATTGGCATAAAGGGAAAGCCCATCATTTATTAGGTAATGGTCAAATAGTGTTAGAATAA
- a CDS encoding tetratricopeptide repeat protein: MNLMAGTYAGPTGVNKLSAEEVKQRQAELKQADQLITNGYLYLNGGELEKAEEAFNAAKSLLGDPSPANSVAYANVQNGLSSVAYMRAVKASQDGDPELAVQYLKESLKYNPNNAEAFALLGQEEIKAKKLAEKRQFDRENINQALSPEFLAQSKDVSTLFKNGDAYFQSGQYDQAIKSYEQILSIDKDNTAAAKRLEAVYQKKYKAAEVLKDTIDEKAAWEVKNKWSQDYRRKSNFAPSDSTYSDPVSMGTDIEKKLNDIKIPNLKFTDASLQSAVKYMQEQARILDTKSPDGQKGVNFVVQLPPDVQPNPVTLDLQNVSLRDALRFITTGANVGFRIDPVAVVIVPGAGENESLQRRKFKIPAGFITSEVSTGPATTGNSARVSSGTTISQGGARESLEAKGVTFPEGASASLISPTTLLVVNTTSNLELIDELVRIGDEENFQIQIEARFVELNQNDLKELGFDWILGNIGVGNGKVTVGGAGTVGSVGNLITGGLRNANGSAADGRNSLQNSTIDSLLGNALTVAPDPVLAITGVLTNPQFQVVIRALQQKKNVDLLSAPSVTTKSGQQARLGITREFIYPSEYERPQVPTGTGDSVSAAIVTPSTPTAFVTRETGVILTVTPSVGANKRTIELTLVPEVTEFDGFINYGSPIRAATGELLTENVINQPIFSVRKVETQVYVYDGETVALGGLIREDIQKTHDKVAFLGDLPGIGRLFQNETNQSLKKNLTIFVTASLVDPSGQPLNK; this comes from the coding sequence ATGAATTTAATGGCGGGCACTTATGCTGGGCCCACGGGGGTTAATAAACTTTCTGCTGAGGAAGTTAAACAAAGACAAGCTGAGCTCAAACAAGCCGATCAATTAATTACTAATGGTTATCTTTACCTTAATGGGGGTGAACTCGAAAAGGCTGAAGAAGCCTTTAATGCAGCGAAATCACTCTTAGGTGATCCTTCTCCGGCAAATAGCGTAGCCTATGCCAATGTGCAGAATGGGTTGAGTTCGGTAGCCTACATGAGGGCTGTAAAAGCATCCCAAGACGGGGATCCTGAATTGGCCGTCCAGTATCTGAAGGAATCCCTCAAGTATAATCCGAATAATGCGGAAGCATTCGCGCTTTTAGGACAAGAAGAGATCAAAGCTAAAAAATTAGCTGAAAAAAGGCAATTTGACCGCGAAAATATCAATCAGGCTCTTAGTCCGGAATTTTTGGCACAATCAAAAGATGTGAGCACACTTTTTAAAAATGGTGATGCTTATTTCCAGTCCGGTCAATATGACCAAGCGATTAAAAGTTATGAGCAAATTCTTTCGATTGATAAGGATAATACAGCCGCTGCCAAACGTTTAGAAGCCGTCTATCAAAAGAAGTATAAGGCGGCAGAAGTCCTCAAGGATACGATTGATGAAAAAGCAGCTTGGGAAGTTAAAAATAAGTGGTCTCAAGATTATCGCAGAAAATCTAATTTTGCTCCCAGTGATTCCACCTATTCAGATCCCGTGTCTATGGGCACAGATATTGAGAAAAAACTCAATGATATTAAAATTCCAAATTTGAAATTTACGGATGCAAGCCTTCAATCAGCCGTAAAATATATGCAAGAACAGGCGAGAATATTAGATACAAAATCTCCCGATGGCCAAAAAGGGGTGAATTTTGTAGTGCAATTACCTCCCGATGTCCAACCCAATCCAGTAACATTGGATTTACAAAATGTTTCCCTGAGGGATGCCCTTCGTTTTATTACCACAGGAGCCAATGTTGGTTTTAGGATTGATCCTGTTGCTGTAGTGATCGTGCCCGGTGCAGGTGAAAATGAGAGTTTACAACGCCGTAAATTTAAAATTCCAGCTGGTTTTATTACTTCCGAGGTTTCGACTGGCCCTGCCACCACAGGGAATTCAGCACGGGTATCATCAGGGACAACGATTTCTCAAGGTGGCGCACGTGAAAGCCTTGAAGCCAAGGGGGTAACATTCCCCGAAGGGGCCTCAGCGAGTTTAATTAGCCCGACCACATTACTGGTAGTAAATACAACATCCAATCTGGAATTGATTGACGAACTTGTGAGAATTGGCGACGAAGAGAATTTTCAAATTCAAATTGAAGCGCGTTTTGTGGAACTCAACCAGAATGACTTAAAGGAATTAGGTTTTGACTGGATTCTGGGTAATATTGGTGTGGGTAATGGTAAAGTAACTGTCGGTGGGGCTGGTACTGTTGGTTCTGTGGGGAATTTGATCACAGGAGGTTTGAGAAATGCCAATGGTTCTGCAGCAGATGGGAGAAATTCTCTTCAAAATTCAACGATTGATTCACTTTTAGGCAATGCGTTAACCGTGGCACCTGATCCTGTTTTGGCGATTACCGGTGTGTTGACAAATCCCCAGTTCCAAGTAGTGATTCGTGCTTTACAACAGAAAAAGAATGTGGATTTGCTTTCAGCACCATCCGTAACCACAAAGAGTGGACAGCAGGCCCGTCTGGGGATCACCCGTGAGTTTATTTATCCGTCTGAATATGAAAGGCCTCAGGTGCCTACCGGTACGGGTGATTCAGTCTCAGCCGCAATCGTAACCCCCTCGACACCGACAGCCTTTGTCACACGCGAGACGGGTGTGATTCTTACCGTGACACCTTCAGTGGGTGCAAACAAGAGAACCATTGAGCTAACACTGGTCCCTGAAGTGACAGAATTTGACGGTTTTATTAACTATGGTAGTCCGATTCGTGCGGCCACCGGGGAGTTATTGACAGAAAATGTGATCAATCAACCTATTTTTAGTGTCCGTAAAGTCGAAACACAAGTCTATGTTTATGACGGGGAAACCGTAGCATTAGGTGGCCTGATCCGTGAGGATATTCAAAAAACCCATGATAAAGTGGCATTCTTAGGTGATCTCCCGGGAATCGGAAGGTTATTCCAAAACGAAACCAACCAGAGTTTGAAAAAGAATCTGACGATTTTTGTCACGGCATCATTGGTGGATCCTTCTGGACAGCCATTAAACAAATAG